Proteins from one Amycolatopsis benzoatilytica AK 16/65 genomic window:
- a CDS encoding amino acid ABC transporter permease — protein sequence MSSLPGPAETRLEVDTTPIKAVPVRHYGRWIAAVIVLFIAFIVIRSVVTNSALQWPVVGQYLFDDRVLNGVRNTLILTVISMLIGIVGGILLAVMRLSPNVLMSGAASIYIWLFRGTPVITQLIIWNFLALAYSQIGLGIPFGPTFISWSTNTLITQFVASFLGLGLNEAAYMAEIVRGGIQSIDSGQLEAASALGMSRGKTLRRIILPQAMRVIIPPTGNETISMLKTTSLVVAIGYTELMVAVQAIYAQNYKTVPLLITAAAWYLFMTSVLTVVQYYIEKHFARGTSRTTAQKKKWGSLLLGTRSGHGGGVVG from the coding sequence CCCCGCCGAAACCCGGCTGGAGGTCGACACCACCCCGATCAAGGCGGTTCCGGTCCGGCATTACGGACGCTGGATCGCCGCCGTGATCGTCCTGTTCATTGCCTTCATCGTGATCCGCAGTGTGGTCACGAATTCCGCGTTGCAGTGGCCGGTCGTCGGCCAGTACCTGTTCGACGACCGGGTGCTCAACGGGGTCCGCAACACCTTGATCCTCACCGTGATCTCGATGCTCATCGGGATCGTCGGCGGCATCCTGCTCGCGGTGATGCGGTTGTCGCCGAATGTGCTGATGTCCGGCGCGGCATCTATTTATATCTGGTTGTTCCGCGGCACCCCGGTGATCACCCAGCTGATCATCTGGAACTTCCTCGCGCTGGCGTATTCGCAGATCGGCCTCGGCATCCCGTTCGGGCCGACCTTCATCAGCTGGAGCACCAACACGCTGATCACGCAGTTCGTCGCTTCGTTCCTCGGGCTCGGGCTCAACGAGGCGGCGTACATGGCGGAAATCGTGCGCGGCGGTATCCAGTCCATTGACAGCGGTCAGCTCGAGGCAGCGTCCGCACTCGGCATGAGCCGGGGCAAGACGTTGCGTCGAATCATCCTGCCGCAGGCGATGCGGGTGATCATTCCGCCTACTGGCAACGAGACCATCTCGATGCTGAAAACGACGTCGCTGGTGGTCGCCATCGGCTACACCGAGCTGATGGTGGCAGTGCAGGCGATCTACGCACAGAACTACAAAACCGTTCCGCTGCTGATCACGGCGGCGGCGTGGTATCTGTTCATGACGTCGGTACTGACGGTGGTGCAGTACTACATCGAGAAGCATTTCGCGCGCGGCACGTCGAGGACGACCGCGCA